A single genomic interval of Symphalangus syndactylus isolate Jambi chromosome 18, NHGRI_mSymSyn1-v2.1_pri, whole genome shotgun sequence harbors:
- the LOC129467554 gene encoding large ribosomal subunit protein P1-like has product MASISQLACISSDLILHNDEVTVTEDKINALIKAGGVNVEPFWPSLFAKALASVNTGSLICNVGAGGPAPVAGAAPAEEESGSKERRIRRSDDDMGFGFLTKPLL; this is encoded by the coding sequence atggcctccatctcccagcTTGCCTGCATCTCCTCAGACCTCATTCTGCACAACGACGAGGTGACCGTCACAGAGGATAAGATCAATGCCCTCATTAAAGCAGGCGGTGTAAATGTTGAACCTTTTTGGCCTAGCTTGTTTGCAAAGGCCCTGGCCAGCGTCAACACTGGGAGCCTCATCTGCAATGTAGGAGCTGGTGGACCTGCTCCCGTAGCTGGTGCTGCTCCAGCTGAGGAAGAAAgtggaagcaaagaaagaagaatccgAAGATCTGATGATGACATGGGCTTTGGGTTTTTGACTAAACCTCTTTTATAA